The sequence GTTCGGCGCGTACGAGGATGACCTGCCGGTCTTCCGGTGGCTGCGCGAGGGCGCGCCCGAGCGCCGGTCCTGCATCGAGGCCCAGGTGATGGACCTCGCGGACGACATCTCATATTCGGTGCACGACGTCGAAGACGCGATCGTCGCCGGCCGCGTCCAGCTCAAGTGGATGGACACCGCCGACCACCGCAGCCGCGTCATCGGCTACACCCGGCAGTGGTACCTGCCGCACACGGACCCGGCGGAGGTTGATGCCGCGCTGACCAGGCTCCAGGAGTCCGGGGTCTGGGTGCCGGAAGCGGACGGGAGCCGCAGGTCCATGGCGGCGCTGAAGGACATGACGAGCCAGCTCATCGGCCGGTTCTGCTCCAGCGCGATGGTAGCCACGCGTGCCATTTACGGGCCGGACCCGTTGACCCGCTATGCCGCCGAACTGGTGGTGCCGCAGGAGACCGTGCTGGAAATCGCCGTCATGAAGGGCCTGGCGACCACGTTCGTTATGACCGCTGACCTCCGCCAGCCGATCTACGAGCGCCAGCAGGAAATCCTGACCGACTTGGTCCACGAACTGCATGCCACCGGCGCCCGCCACCTGGAGCAGGCGTTCGCGGCGGACTGGCAGGCCGCGGACGACGACGGTGCGCGTCTCCGCGTGGTCATCGACCAGATCGCGTCCCTCACCGATGTTTCCGCCATCGCGCTGCACGAGAGGCTCATGGGCTCGCACCGCACCCTGCTCTGAGGGAGCGCGGCCCGCCCGCTAAGGAGGGGGACGCGGCTGGGATCCTGCCCGCCAAACCTTGTCCTTGAAGCGAGCCCTCCCGTCAGTGACCCCGCCTACACAGGCCGGGGCGGCGGGGCGCCGATTTGGCGGGGTTGCCTAAACTGTTCTCATGGCCGGACTGATCAAACGCGAAGACATTGACGAGGTCCGCCAGCGCACGGATATCAAGGAGATCGTCGACGGCTACGTCACGCTCAAGTCCGCAGGGATCGGATCCTTCAAAGGCTTGTGCCCCTTCCACGATGAACGCTCGCCATCGTTCCATGTCCGGCCCCAGGTCGGCACCTACCACTGCTTCGGCTGCGGCGAGGGCGGAGACGTCATCTCCTTCGTGCAGAAGATGGACCACACCACCTTCAGCGAGACGGTGGAGAAACTCGCGCACCGCATCAACTACACCCTGCGTTACGAAGACGGCGGGACCGGGCCGCGCCGTGAAGACGTCGGCAAGCGCCAGCGGCTGCTCGATGCGCACAAGATCGCCGCTGAGTTCTTCCGCGCCCAGCTCCTGACGCCGGGCGGCGCCGCCGGCCGGAAATTCCTCGAGGGGCGAGGCTTCGACCAGGCCGCGGCGGACCACTTCGGGGTGGGCTATGCCCCGCAGGGTTGGGACGGGCTGCTCAAGCACCTGACCGGCCGCGGCTTTGCCCACGAGGAACTCAAGCTCACCGGAATGTTCTCTGAGGGGAACCGCGGGATCTACGACCGTTTCCGCGGCCGGCTGATCTGGCCCATCCGTGACATCTCCGGCGACACCATCGGCTTCGGCGCACGCAAGCTGTTCGAGGACGACCAGGGTCCGAAATACCTGAACACTCCCGAGACCACGCTGTACAAGAAGTCCCAGGTCCTCTACGGCATAGACCTGGCCAAGCGCGATATCGCCCGGAACCGGCAGCTGGTCGTCGTCGAGGGATACACGGATGTCATGGCCTGCCATCTGGCGGGCATCACCACCGCAGTGGCCACGTGCGGCACGGCGTTCGGCGCCGACCACATCAAGATCGCCCGTCGCCTGCTGTCCGACGACGGCAGCGGGGGAGAGGTCGTCTTCACGTTCGACGGCGACGAGGCCGGGCAGAAGGCGGCGCTGCGCGCGTTCGAGGAAGACCAGAGGTTCATCGCCCAGACATTCGTGGCCGTCGAGCCGACCGGAGCGGACCCCTGCGACCTGCGCATGACCCGCGGCGAGCCCGCGGTCAGGGAGCTGATCTCCTCGCGCCGTCCGTTGTTCGAATTCGCCATCAAGGCGACGCTAAAGCGGTTCGACCTCGATACGGTGGAAGGCCGCGTCCAGGCCTTGCGTGCGGCCGCTCCCGTAGTGGCCCAGATTCGGGACCCCGCGATGCGGCCCGCCTACTCGCGCGAACTCGCCGGCTGGCTCGGAGTGGATGTGGAAGACGTGCTGCGCGCCGTTTCCGCCGCGGGCAAGCGGGCCAAGGACCAGCCGGCCACGGCCGCAGCCAGCCCGCAAGGAACCGGCGCCCAGCAGCGGCAACCCGGGCGGCAGCACTCCGGCCCCGGCCAGCAGTACCGCGGGGAGGGACAGCCAGGCGGAGGGAGCCAGCACCAGGACCGCAGCCAGCCACGGGGCTATTCCGGCGCCCCGAGCCGCCCCGACGGCGGCCGGTATGGCGGCCAGGGTGATGGCTCCCGCTATGGCGGCTACGGTGATGGCCCCCGGTATGGCGGCCAGGGTGATGGCTCCCGCTATGGCGGGCAGGGTGACGGCGGCCGGTATGGCGGCCAGGGCCGCCCGGTCGAGCGCCGCGAGCAGCAGCATTCCCCTTACCCGGGGGAGGCCGGCTACGCAGCTCCGGACGCCTATGCCGGTCATCCGGAAGATGCGGCCCCGTCGAAGCCTGTAGTCAGCCTGCCGGACCTGCGGGATCCCTCGGTGCGAATGGAACGCGACGCCTTGATCGTCGCCCTGCAGCAGCCGGGCCTGCTTGACGCCGAACAGTGGCAGCACTTCACGGTGTCGCGCTTCCGGGCACAGGCGCACGCCATGGTGCATGAGGCGATCCGGGCTGCCGGTTTTGCCGGGGCGACGCCCTCGCAATGGGTCGAGAGCGTGCGGCAGGCGGTGCCCGAGGAACTGAGGGGACTGGTCTCCGAGCTCGCGGTCACGCCGCTGCCGGCCCATAACGACGATGCCGTCCGGCTCTACTGCCGGGGAATCCTGAACCGGCTCTTCGACATCCAGATCACGCAGCTCAAGGCGGACAAGATGGGCCAATTGCAGCGCACCGACCCGGCAGCGGACCCCGAGGCGTTCCAGCGGCTGAACCGGGAACTGATGGAGCTGGAGATGCAGCGCCGGGCGCTGCGCAGCGAGTAGCCCGTGGCCGCGGGAGCCGATTTGGTGTTTCCCGCAGCTCTTTAGTAAACTCGTTGAGGCCCGAGGGAGCCCGAGAGGTTCGGAAAAAGGCGTCCTGAACAGCGGTTGCTGCCGCTCAACAGGATTTCATTTCCGGGAAAAAGCCTTGTAAGGTTGTCTCTGCTGCTTTCCCCCGTAGCTCAATTGGCAGAGCATTCGACTGTTAATCGAAGGGTTACTGGTTCGAGTCCAGTCGGGGGAGCAAAAGATAAAGAGCCCGT is a genomic window of Arthrobacter sp. Marseille-P9274 containing:
- a CDS encoding deoxyguanosinetriphosphate triphosphohydrolase; translation: MPGYTDTDQERWVAEPAKSTYRTHFERDRARVLHSSALRRLGAKTQVVSPSTDDFVRTRLTHSLEVAQVGRELGRSLGCDPDVVDTACLAHDLGHPPFGHNGEAALNAAAHAIGGFEGNAQTLRLLTRLEPKVVRPDGTPAGLNLTRASLDAASKYPWSAADAPVIHGKRTSKFGAYEDDLPVFRWLREGAPERRSCIEAQVMDLADDISYSVHDVEDAIVAGRVQLKWMDTADHRSRVIGYTRQWYLPHTDPAEVDAALTRLQESGVWVPEADGSRRSMAALKDMTSQLIGRFCSSAMVATRAIYGPDPLTRYAAELVVPQETVLEIAVMKGLATTFVMTADLRQPIYERQQEILTDLVHELHATGARHLEQAFAADWQAADDDGARLRVVIDQIASLTDVSAIALHERLMGSHRTLL
- the dnaG gene encoding DNA primase translates to MAGLIKREDIDEVRQRTDIKEIVDGYVTLKSAGIGSFKGLCPFHDERSPSFHVRPQVGTYHCFGCGEGGDVISFVQKMDHTTFSETVEKLAHRINYTLRYEDGGTGPRREDVGKRQRLLDAHKIAAEFFRAQLLTPGGAAGRKFLEGRGFDQAAADHFGVGYAPQGWDGLLKHLTGRGFAHEELKLTGMFSEGNRGIYDRFRGRLIWPIRDISGDTIGFGARKLFEDDQGPKYLNTPETTLYKKSQVLYGIDLAKRDIARNRQLVVVEGYTDVMACHLAGITTAVATCGTAFGADHIKIARRLLSDDGSGGEVVFTFDGDEAGQKAALRAFEEDQRFIAQTFVAVEPTGADPCDLRMTRGEPAVRELISSRRPLFEFAIKATLKRFDLDTVEGRVQALRAAAPVVAQIRDPAMRPAYSRELAGWLGVDVEDVLRAVSAAGKRAKDQPATAAASPQGTGAQQRQPGRQHSGPGQQYRGEGQPGGGSQHQDRSQPRGYSGAPSRPDGGRYGGQGDGSRYGGYGDGPRYGGQGDGSRYGGQGDGGRYGGQGRPVERREQQHSPYPGEAGYAAPDAYAGHPEDAAPSKPVVSLPDLRDPSVRMERDALIVALQQPGLLDAEQWQHFTVSRFRAQAHAMVHEAIRAAGFAGATPSQWVESVRQAVPEELRGLVSELAVTPLPAHNDDAVRLYCRGILNRLFDIQITQLKADKMGQLQRTDPAADPEAFQRLNRELMELEMQRRALRSE